The Populus nigra chromosome 19, ddPopNigr1.1, whole genome shotgun sequence genome includes a window with the following:
- the LOC133680155 gene encoding NAC domain-containing protein 2-like: MQGEHDSSNIEPPPGYRFCPTDVELACFYLYRKVNGLPSPNTVKDCNLYGDHEPWEIWEAFEGSELSNKEDLFFFTQLKNRSTAKDSRSKRRVGRTKRLSYQNPNSKKNDGCSWIMHEYSLDESLLPNPSNYVLCLLRKKVTERTDGTNVSHNHSAIEKSQRCDRPFALEEHHQGKRLKLDLAQPHQLIRNYNQQTEAIPATGGMSAFAQTKSQDNAKDLIAFCSTSSDDASAQDKWITEL, translated from the exons CCACCTCCGGGATACAGGTTCTGCCCCACCGATGTTGAACTTGCTTGTTTCTACCTCTACAGGAAAGTTAATGGACTTCCATCGCCTAATACGGTCAAAGATTGCAATCTTTATGGTGATCACGAACCTTGGGAGATTTGGGAGGCTTTTGAAGGATCCGAGTTGTCGAACAAGGaggatcttttcttttttactcaaCTGAAAAACAGGAGTACTGCTAAGGATTCCAGGAGCAAACGCCGAGTTGGACGTAC GAAGAGATTAAGTTATCAGAATCCCAACTCAAAGAAGAATGATGGTTGCAGCTGGATTATGCATGAATACAGTCTTGATGAATCTTTGCTGCCGAACCCTAGCAACTATGTCCTCTGCCTACTTAGAAAGAAAGTGACCGAGAGAACTGATGGGACAAACGTTAGTCACAATCACAGTGCCATTGAGAAAAGTCAGAGATGTGACCGGCCTTTTGCCCTCGAGGAACACCATCAAGGCAAGCGTTTGAAGTTGGATCTAGCACAGCCTCATCAGCTGATACGCAATTATAACCAGCAAACTGAAGCCATCCCAGCAACTGGTGGTATGTCAGCGTTCGCACAGACGAAAAGTCAAGATAACGCCAAAGATTTGATAGCCTTCTGCTCGACTAGTTCTGATGATGCCTCGGCTCAAGATAAATGGATCACGGAACTGTAA
- the LOC133680621 gene encoding protein PSY3-like, with amino-acid sequence MRDSLLYKRGALSACHLERQKMAFGVRLCLCLLLVLAVISSARNTISFSDNELALAVKGRSLKMTLNDYGEPMANRGHDPSQRNKNRGGRKG; translated from the exons ATGCGAGATTCATTGCTCTATAAAAGGGGAGCGTTGTCTGCTTGCCATTTAGAGAGACAAAAGATGGCATTTGGAGTTCGTTTGTGTTTGTGTCTCTTGCTTGTCTTGGCTGTAATATCTTCCGCTCGTAACACCATTTCCTTCTCAG ACAATGAATTGGCCTTAGCTGTGAAGGGCAGGTCCTTGAAGATGACACTGAACGATTACGGTGAACCAATGGCAAACCGTGGGCACGATCCTTCACAAAGAAACAAGAACCGGGGTGGCCGTAAAGGCTGA
- the LOC133679584 gene encoding PHD finger-like domain-containing protein 5A: MAKHHPDLIMCRKQPGIAIGRLCEKCDGKCVICDSYVRPCTLVRVCDECNYGSFQGRCVICGGVGISDAYYCKECTQQEKDRDGCPKIVNLGSAKTDLFYERKKYGFKKR, encoded by the coding sequence ATGGCGAAGCATCATCCTGATTTGATTATGTGCCGGAAGCAGCCAGGAATTGCTATTGGACGCCTTTGCGAGAAGTGCGATGGAAAATGTGTAATCTGCGACTCCTATGTGCGTCCTTGCACACTTGTGCGAGTATGTGATGAGTGCAACTATGGATCCTTCCAAGGCCGGTGTGTTATTTGTGGAGGAGTGGGAATCTCAGATGCCTACTATTGCAAAGAGTGCACTCAACAGGAGAAGGATAGGGATGGGTGTCCAAAAATTGTTAATTTAGGGAGTGCCAAAACAGATCTGTTCTATGAACGTAAGAAATATGGTTTTAAGAAACGATGA
- the LOC133679642 gene encoding PHD finger-like domain-containing protein 5A — MAKHHPDLIMCRKQPGIAIGRVCEKDDGKCVICDSLVHPCTLVRICDECNYGSFQGRCVICGVVGISDAYYCKECTQLEKDRDGCPKIVNLGSAKTDLFYERKKYGFKKR, encoded by the coding sequence ATGGCAAAGCATCATCCAGATTTGATTATGTGTCGGAAGCAGCCAGGAATTGCCATTGGAAGAgtttgtgagaaagatgatgggAAATGTGTCATCTGCGACTCCCTGGTGCATCCTTGCACACTTGTGCGGATTTGTGACGAGTGCAATTATGGATCCTTCCAAGGTCGATGTGTTATTTGTGGAGTAGTGGGAATCTCTGATGCTTACTATTGCAAAGAGTGCACACAGCTGGAGAAAGATAGGGATGGATGTCCAAAAATCGTTAATTTAGGGAGTGCGAAGACAGATCTGTTTTATGAACGTAAGAAATATGGTTTTAAGAAAAGATGA
- the LOC133679643 gene encoding sm-like protein LSM5 — MANTNPSQLLPSELIDRCIGSKIWVIMKGDKELVGTLRGFDVYVNMVLEDVTEYEITAEGRRITKLDQILLNGNNIAILVPGGSPDPE; from the exons ATGGCCAACACCAATCCCTCACAGCTCCTTCCGTCAG AGCTAATAGACAGGTGCATAGGGTCGAAAATATGGGTCATAATGAAAGGAGACAAGGAGCTTGTTGGTACTCTCAGGGGTTTTGACGTCTATGTCAACATGGTCCTTGAAGACGTTACTGAATA TGAAATTACAGCTGAAGGGCGACGCATAACCAAGCTTGATCAGATATTGCTGAATGGAAATAACATTGCCATT CTGGTTCCTGGTGGTTCCCCTGATCCAGAATGA
- the LOC133680156 gene encoding uncharacterized protein LOC133680156: MALDLEKRQSVRMRKRKRNEIKLSVNEKVEVRSEEDGFQGSWHPGTVIARRRQGLDLKYEVKYDHILNDDESDYLVDQVCVSLPVDDTDCANEDRCNNRGLIRPAPPPFQFGKYGLPYGMCVDVHYQEAWWEGVIFDHDDGSEERRIFFPDLGDEIMASVNKLRVTQDWNEVDETWRQRGTWLFLVLIEEYEQKQYIPVSIKQLWYDLREKESFEKLGGWTSTVKALWRKLVLGAIDDNLKVVVNHLFQVTGIPDATQQPIAKPVNDVNMNRKEDLVKTHAMIPVENSLNDCLLLYPSCPTAESTLDRVVPKFSCEDDAVVCMKPRALFALPSNLDGIPAVSSITSDEGFSNSNSNKINGSSSGSACIQSSWLCAGSDIVPGPEFCPDAIIKYAKMGNKKPTGTLIKDVRKHLLHQRWKIESMKDKGTSRLRYTSPDGKLYHSLRQVCLDFCGADRGILSPTSEGKQNSLHTSHGDSSSLIEQQEDRDPYCCSQVVSSNSEAVVYKPEYCPEAIVEWSNLWSKHGSGTRFRGKIKKADMSLRARKHLAALGWVFGYKTFNGRREFYHRSPMGKTYWSLRQAIEHILDKGTCTDTSRDMEMENDSKTVEGQFSCEKISSAICKTEFQKQKNCSKESSCFSLSKKHHDLHEINVLTTRKARRKTKDSLHVETHSDAQNTSRPKSRSGITSRGLIGSRNDKKHTKWVRVQRSSKRVQHVVAPDPSHHNPRTVLSLLIDNDIVLPRTKVHYGSQKDRNPTVEGRIAREGIKCSCCGKVYTLSGFELHAGIKSCRSGASKYCKPAASIFLDDGRSLLECQIQMMRDKEMSNHKAETPDSLKGSWDRDGNDHVCSVCHYGGELILCDHCPSSFHKRCLGMKDVPDGDWFCPSCCCKICGQNKLKKDTKDFIDGVLNCTQCEHQYHIMCLSNSWTDKWKDHPKENSFCSKKCEVIFLGLQKLLGKPIPVGVDNLTWTLFKYMQSDQHKLDAFDDETLVETYSKLKIALDVVHECFEPIEEPRTGRDLMKDVIFSNGSELNRLNFQGFYTILLEKNDELVSVATVRIHGDKVAEIPLVGTRFQFRQLGMCRILMDVLEKKLMELGVQRLILPAVPGVLNTWTGSFGFSKMTDSERLQFVDYTFLDFQDTVICQKLLMKLPSAQSSPLKEIQSTLLDDVYGSGECIDANDSSPVPEVLETDQNEDGGTMEQGPVDVAASNISDVITRPVHQVVVVNQPYHLECEPCNAKINKSLVEDSAFKKEIMVGDNGSSIRNRGRWFVSGGRVLRYVNRTVGFIDFAMASPYRYFINCQENIC; this comes from the exons atggCACTGGACTTGGAGAAACGACAATCTGTGAGAATGAGGAAACGCAAAAGAAACGAAATAAAGCTTTCTGTTAATGAGAAAGTAGAG gTAAGGAGTGAGGAAGATGGATTTCAGGGCTCATGGCACCCGGGAACTGTCATTGCACGTCGTAGGCAAGGCCTGGACTTAAAATATGAAGTTAAATACGATCATATTCTTAATGATGACGAGTCTGACTATCTTGTTGATCAAGTTTGCGTCTCACTTCCCGTTGATGACACTGATTGTGCCAATGAAGACCGGTGTAACAACCGTGGCCTCATCAGGCCAGCACCACCACCGTTTCAGTTTGGTAAATATGGTCTTCCATACGGAATGTGTGTGGATGTGCATTACCAGGAGGCTTGGTGGGAAGGTGTGATTTTTGATCACGACGATGGTTCAGAGGAGAGGAGGATATTTTTCCCTGATTTGGGCGACGAAATTATGGCAAGTGTCAATAAACTAAGGGTTACTCAGGATTGGAATGAAGTTGATGAGACTTGGCGGCAACGTGGGACATGGTTGTTTCTTGTGTTGATTGAGGAATAcgaacaaaaacaatatattccCGTTTCCATAAAACAACTTTGGTATGACTTGCGAGAGAAAGAGAGTTTTGAGAAGCTTGGAGGGTGGACTTCTACCGTGAAAGCTTTGTGGAGAAAGTTGGTTTTAGGGGCAATTGATGATAATCTTAAAGTCGTGGTGAATCATCTTTTCCAGGTGACAGGCATTCCAGACGCTACACAGCAGCCGATCGCTAAACCTGTTAATGATGTTAACATGAATCGGAAAGAAGATCTGGTTAAGACCCACGCCATGATACCAGTCGAGAACTCGCTAAATGATTGTCTGCTGTTGTATCCTAGTTGTCCTACGGCTGAATCAACTCTTGACAGGGTCGTGCCAAAATTTTCTTGTGAAGATGATGCAGTTGTGTGTATGAAGCCTCGGGCTTTGTTTGCCTTACCTTCTAACCTGGATGGAATTCCTGCTGTCAGTTCTATAACCAGTGATGAAGGTTTTTCTAACTCCAATTCCAATAAAATCAATGGGTCATCTTCGGGTTCAGCATGCATTCAAAGCAGTTGGCTATGTGCTGGCTCAGACATAGTTCCTGGACCTGAATTTTGCCCAGATGCCATTATCAAATACGCAAAGATGGGTAACAAAAAGCCCACGGGTACTCTAATCAAAGATGTGAGGAAGCATCTTTTACATCAGAGGTGGAAAATTGAATCCATGAAAGATAAAGGCACAAGTAGACTGCGTTACACCTCACCTGACGGGAAGCTGTACCATTCTCTTCGGCAGGTTTGTCTAGATTTTTGTGGAGCTGACAGAGGGATCCTTTCTCCAACCTCTGAAGGTAAGCAGAACAGTTTGCATACTTCTCATGGTGATTCATCTTCTCTTATTGAGCAACAAGAGGATCGGGATCCTTATTGTTGCTCTCAAGTGGTGAGTTCTAATTCTGAAGCAGTTGTTTATAAACCTGAATATTGTCCCGAAGCAATTGTGGAATGGTCTAATCTCTGGTCTAAACATGGATCCGGGACGAGATTCAGGGGAAAGATTAAGAAAGCTGATATGTCACTAAGAGCTAGGAAGCACCTCGCAGCCCTAGGATGGGTGTTTGGCTATAAAACATTTAATGGGAGGCGTGAATTTTACCATCGATCTCCTATGGGGAAGACATACTGGTCACTACGACAAGCCATCGAACACATCTTAGATAAAGGAACATGCACTGATACTTCTAGAGATATGGAAATGGAAAATGACAGTAAAACAGTCGAGGGACAGTTTTCTTGTGAAAAAATATCTTCTGCAATTTGTAAAACGGAGTTTCAGAAGCAAAAAAACTGTTCTAAAGAGTCTTCTTGCTTTTCACTGTCCAAAAAACATCATGACCTTCACGAAATAAATGTTCTAACCACTAGAAAGGCTCGAAGGAAAACAAAGGATAGTTTACATGTTGAAACCCATTCAGATGCTCAAAACACAAGCCGCCCAAAGTCAAGAAGCGGGATAACATCTAGAGGTTTGATTGGATCACGAAATGATAAGAAACATACCAAGTGGGTCCGTGTGCAACGATCAAGCAAAAGAGTGCAGCATGTGGTAGCTCCTGACCCATCACATCATAATCCTCGAACTGTGTTGTCTTTGTTGATAGACAATGATATCGTGTTGCCAAGGACAAAAGTACATTACGGTAGCCAAAAGGATAGAAATCCAACAGTGGAAGGGCGCATAGCTCGTGAAGGGATCAAGTGCAGCTGTTGTGGGAAGGTTTACACCCTTAGTGGCTTTGAACTTCATGCTGGCATCAAATCTTGCAGGTCAGGTGCTAGCAAATACTGCAAGCCAGCTGCCAGCATCTTTCTGGATGATGGGAGGTCTCTGCTAGAATGCCAGATACAAATGATGCGTGACAAGGAGATGAGTAATCACAAGGCAGAAACACCTGATAGTTTGAAGGGAAGTTGGGATCGAGATGGTAATGATCATGTATGCTCTGTTTGTCACTATGGTggtgaattaattttatgtgatcACTGTCCCTCCTCATTCCATAAAAGATGTCTGGGCATGAAG GATGTTCCGGATGGAGACTGGTTCTGCCCATCATGCTGTTGTAAAATTTGTGgccaaaacaaattgaaaaaagacaCCAAGGATTTTATCGATGGCGTTCTTAATTGCACTCAATGCGAGCACCAAT ATCATATTATGTGTCTGAGTAACAGCTGGACAGATAAATGGAAGGATCATCCTAAAGAAAATTCGTTTTGCAGCAAAAAGTGTGAAGTG ATATTTTTGGGCCTTCAAAAGCTTCTAGGAAAACCAATTCCAGTGGGTGTGGACAATCTTACTTGGACGTTATTCAAGTATATGCAGTCTGATCAGCATAAACTTGATGCTTTTGATGATGAGACCCTGGTTGAGACCTACAGCAAGCTCAAAATAGCACTTGATGTGGTGCATGAATGTTTCGAGCCCATTGAGGAACCTCGCACCGGGAGGGATCTTATGAAAGATGTTATTTTTAGTAATGG GTCAGAACTTAACCGTTTGAACTTTCAAGGGTTCTACACCATACTTTTGGAGAAGAATGACGAGTTAGTTAGTGTGGCTACTGTAAG GATTCATGGAGACAAAGTAGCAGAAATACCACTTGTTGGCACAAGATTCCAATTTCGGCAACTTGGAATGTGTCGCATACTAATGGATGTGCTTGAAAAG aAGCTCATGGAATTAGGAGTCCAGAGACTGATTTTGCCTGCTGTTCCTGGTGTCCTAAACACATGGACTGGTTCGTTTggattttcaaagatgacagaCTCTGAGAGATTGCAGTTTGTAGATTACACTTTCCTAGATTTTCAGGATACCGTCATATGCCAGAAACTATTAATGAAGTTGCCTTCTGCACAATCAAGCCCATTGAAAG AAATCCAATCTACACTTCTTGATGATGTTTATGGAAGTGGTGAATGCATTGATGCCAATGACTCTAGTCCTGTCCCTGAAGTACTTGAAACAGATCAAAATGAGGATGGTGGAACCATGGAACAAGGACCAGTGGA TGTTGCTGCAAGCAATATCAGTGATGTAATCACAAGGCCTGTTCATCAAGTAGTTGTG GTTAACCAGCCATATCATCTTGAATGTGAACCCTGCAATGCCAAAATCAACAAGTCCTTGGTTGAGGATTCCGCTTTTAAGAAGGAAATCATGGTCGGTGATAATGGTTCGAGCATTCGTAATCGCGGAAGATGGTTCG TTTCCGGCGGTAGAGTCCTCAGGTATGTCAACCGTACTGTTGGCTTCATAGATTTTGCCATGGCTTCACCATACAGGTACTTCATCAATTGTCAGGAGAATATTTGCTAA